From one Catellatospora sp. IY07-71 genomic stretch:
- a CDS encoding HAD family hydrolase, protein MRRKPAEALLIDFDGVLRHHDAAAYGDFEARHGIAPAALLASGLEWARQLPAITGHITRQQWLDSIAEHTGASAAALTEWDAYRGYVDETVLAFVREARAAGRRVGLATNATDDLHDDLARFGLSDAFDAVFSSADMGVHKPAREYFGQACRTLETPPSLCLFVDDTDRNIRGARAAGLLAARWNGPDDLRYLRGALGL, encoded by the coding sequence GTGAGGCGCAAGCCCGCCGAGGCACTGCTGATCGACTTCGACGGCGTGCTGCGGCACCACGACGCGGCCGCGTACGGCGACTTCGAGGCGCGTCACGGGATCGCGCCCGCCGCGCTGCTCGCGTCCGGCCTGGAGTGGGCGCGCCAGCTGCCGGCGATCACCGGCCACATCACGCGGCAGCAGTGGCTGGACTCGATCGCCGAGCACACCGGCGCGTCCGCGGCGGCGCTGACCGAGTGGGACGCCTACCGCGGGTACGTGGACGAGACCGTGCTGGCGTTCGTGCGGGAGGCGCGCGCGGCCGGGCGCCGGGTCGGGCTGGCCACCAACGCGACCGACGACCTGCACGACGACCTGGCGCGGTTCGGGCTGAGCGACGCCTTCGACGCGGTGTTCTCGTCGGCGGACATGGGCGTGCACAAGCCGGCCAGGGAGTACTTCGGCCAGGCGTGCCGGACGCTGGAGACGCCACCCTCGCTGTGCCTGTTCGTGGACGACACCGACCGCAACATCCGCGGCGCGCGCGCCGCCGGTCTGCTCGCCGCGCGCTGGAACGGCCCGGACGATCTGCGCTACCTGCGCGGCGCGCTGGGACTGTGA
- a CDS encoding ABC transporter ATP-binding protein: MTSSLVVDRVTVEYTAGAPVLRDVSVAAAAGRMLAVTGPSGAGKSTLLRAMAGVLRPVTGAVAVDGRPLRDRDDAVSRRVVLIPQDNGLATILTASENVQVVLVANGFSPEDARRATAESLEQVGLSAQAGQLVEELSGGQQQRTAIARGLALSGAVLLADEITSELDAANRTKVLELLRAEADRGACVVLATHDLEAAAACDAELHLLDGAAELVRGFPATPAATPGP, from the coding sequence ATGACGTCGTCGCTGGTAGTGGACCGCGTGACGGTGGAGTACACGGCCGGCGCGCCGGTGCTGCGCGACGTCTCCGTGGCGGCGGCCGCGGGGCGGATGCTCGCGGTGACCGGCCCGTCCGGCGCGGGCAAGAGCACGCTGCTGCGGGCCATGGCGGGGGTGCTGCGCCCGGTCACCGGGGCGGTCGCCGTCGACGGCAGGCCGCTGCGCGACCGCGACGACGCGGTGTCCCGCCGGGTGGTGCTGATCCCGCAGGACAACGGCCTGGCCACCATCCTCACCGCGAGCGAGAACGTGCAGGTCGTGCTCGTCGCCAACGGCTTCTCCCCGGAGGACGCGCGCCGCGCCACGGCCGAGTCGCTGGAGCAGGTCGGCCTGTCGGCCCAGGCGGGCCAGCTGGTCGAGGAGCTGTCCGGCGGCCAGCAGCAGCGTACGGCGATCGCCCGCGGCCTGGCCCTGTCGGGCGCGGTGCTGCTCGCCGACGAGATCACCAGCGAGCTGGACGCCGCCAACCGCACCAAGGTGCTGGAACTGCTGCGCGCCGAGGCCGACCGGGGCGCGTGCGTCGTGCTGGCCACCCACGACCTGGAGGCCGCGGCGGCCTGCGACGCCGAGCTGCACCTGCTCGACGGAGCGGCCGAGCTGGTCCGCGGCTTTCCCGCCACACCGGCGGCGACACCAGGGCCGTGA
- a CDS encoding FtsX-like permease family protein — translation MTALLWAMVRARRGLAVITLVLTAAAAAAAAAGPLYQQAATRSLQQVELGAATVAERVISAQDTEQFRDGQQPTSLPYVPGFQTVEGRVLDGVVAGERDRTQAFVAWRSGMCEHLVIVKGRCATGEREVVLRQETADRIGVQLGRDLELSPPATAGPDDSAGPLRLTVVGIYQRPAGDDPYWADREPLVGHRIPALFATERTLAAAERDTVRLIDLIASPAAFADMETLRAELEDAEAELAAGGYNADSDLPELIERLDGGTAQLGSSLLLAAVPLVLLCWLVLFIAVAGGVEQRRGELGLTALRGVPARTRWWLATAETALPVLIAIVPGYLIGYAVTTALALAVLPGAPLVEPDLTSVVYTAVAVLGALAAGMLAQVRALTTPVLGLLRRARVRKRRGLVGGIEAMVGALALVAGYQVAVYDGDSASGGIALLAPLCIGLGLGLVAARLIGLPAERLGRRALRKGRLRTGLAALTLARGGGTHWIVVLLTVVFGLLGFALAAGDTAGQAWAQRAEVQIGAERVLSVEPVPATSLVSAVRAADPQGRYAMATMKMNVNSETALLAVDSSRLAAVALWPQAYGTLRPEEAARLLKPAPVTSLSLQAAEVDVTVTLDALDPAATAGLTLRLATAQGRQSQVRVDRLQPGTHQYRVKTEACAQAPCRLKQVAIDHFTRGRYRFDLTVGDLRDPAGKVLVGAAELAGHHWRLPETSAARPVPEVDPAPGGLRIRVDTTVTPDLRVFPDTAPERLPMVAAGRLPDVLLGYGGTVRLPVERAGTMSLVPRHGAQGALVDLEYADMRLNQEGDAPDPEVWLAADAPADIVSRLEANGLTVLSERTADGRWQLYREQAPALALWFLAAAAFTGVAFAAGGLLVTAVLERGHPDEGLAVLRGQGVRGRVLRGAALGGRFALVLTGTVIGLLAAAGSWALARGVVPVYADGGFAPTGTRLPGVARPFLVPPPDLPSPAIALPIAVAVLVLLTTCLLATRVAARANEGATS, via the coding sequence GTGACGGCGCTGCTGTGGGCGATGGTGCGGGCGCGGCGCGGCCTGGCCGTCATCACCCTGGTGCTCACCGCGGCCGCCGCCGCCGCGGCCGCCGCCGGGCCGCTCTACCAGCAGGCGGCCACCCGGTCGCTGCAGCAGGTCGAGCTGGGCGCCGCGACCGTCGCCGAGCGGGTGATCTCGGCGCAGGACACCGAGCAGTTCCGGGATGGACAGCAGCCGACGTCGCTGCCGTACGTGCCCGGCTTCCAGACCGTCGAGGGCCGCGTCCTGGACGGGGTCGTCGCCGGCGAGCGCGACCGGACGCAGGCCTTCGTGGCCTGGCGCAGTGGCATGTGCGAGCACCTGGTGATCGTCAAGGGCCGGTGTGCCACCGGCGAGCGCGAGGTCGTGCTGCGCCAGGAGACCGCGGACCGGATCGGCGTGCAGCTGGGCCGTGACCTGGAACTGTCGCCGCCCGCCACGGCGGGCCCGGACGACAGCGCGGGGCCGCTGCGGCTCACCGTCGTCGGCATCTACCAGCGCCCGGCCGGCGACGACCCGTACTGGGCCGACCGCGAGCCGCTCGTGGGCCACCGCATCCCCGCGCTGTTCGCCACGGAGCGCACCCTGGCCGCGGCCGAGCGGGACACGGTGCGCCTCATCGACCTCATCGCGTCGCCGGCCGCGTTCGCCGACATGGAGACGCTGCGCGCCGAGCTGGAGGACGCCGAGGCGGAGCTGGCAGCCGGTGGGTACAACGCCGACAGCGACCTGCCCGAGCTGATCGAGCGCCTCGACGGGGGGACCGCGCAGCTGGGCTCCAGCCTGCTGCTGGCGGCCGTGCCGCTGGTGCTGCTGTGCTGGCTGGTGCTGTTCATCGCGGTCGCCGGGGGCGTCGAGCAGCGCCGCGGGGAGCTGGGCCTCACCGCGCTGCGCGGGGTGCCCGCCCGGACCCGGTGGTGGCTGGCCACCGCGGAGACGGCGCTGCCGGTGCTGATCGCGATCGTGCCCGGCTACCTGATCGGGTACGCGGTCACCACGGCGCTCGCGCTGGCCGTGCTGCCGGGCGCCCCGCTCGTGGAGCCGGACCTCACCTCCGTCGTCTACACCGCCGTCGCGGTGCTGGGCGCGCTGGCCGCGGGCATGCTCGCGCAGGTGCGCGCGCTGACCACCCCGGTGCTGGGGCTGCTGCGCCGCGCCCGGGTACGCAAGCGCCGCGGCCTGGTCGGCGGCATCGAGGCGATGGTCGGCGCGCTCGCGCTGGTCGCCGGATACCAGGTGGCCGTGTACGACGGGGACTCCGCGTCGGGTGGCATCGCCCTGCTCGCCCCGCTCTGCATCGGGCTGGGTCTGGGCCTGGTCGCCGCGCGCCTGATCGGGCTGCCCGCCGAGCGGCTGGGCCGCCGGGCGCTGCGCAAGGGCCGGCTGCGCACCGGTCTGGCGGCGCTGACCCTGGCCCGCGGCGGCGGCACGCACTGGATCGTGGTGCTGCTGACGGTGGTGTTCGGCCTGCTGGGCTTCGCGCTCGCCGCCGGTGACACGGCCGGGCAGGCGTGGGCGCAGCGGGCGGAGGTGCAGATCGGCGCGGAGCGGGTGCTGTCGGTCGAGCCGGTGCCCGCGACGAGCCTGGTCAGCGCGGTACGCGCCGCCGACCCGCAGGGCCGCTACGCCATGGCCACCATGAAGATGAACGTGAACAGCGAGACGGCCCTGCTCGCGGTGGACAGCTCGCGGTTGGCCGCGGTGGCGCTGTGGCCGCAGGCGTACGGCACACTGCGCCCTGAGGAGGCCGCTCGGCTGCTGAAGCCCGCTCCCGTGACGTCACTGTCGCTGCAGGCGGCCGAGGTCGACGTGACCGTCACCCTCGACGCGCTGGACCCGGCTGCCACCGCCGGCCTGACCCTGCGCCTGGCCACCGCGCAGGGACGCCAGTCCCAGGTGCGCGTCGACCGGCTGCAGCCGGGCACCCATCAGTACCGGGTGAAGACAGAGGCCTGCGCGCAGGCGCCCTGCCGGCTCAAGCAGGTCGCGATCGACCACTTCACCCGCGGCCGCTACCGGTTCGACCTGACCGTCGGCGACCTGCGCGACCCGGCGGGCAAGGTGCTGGTCGGCGCGGCCGAGCTGGCCGGGCACCACTGGCGGCTGCCGGAGACCAGCGCCGCCCGGCCGGTGCCCGAGGTCGACCCCGCCCCCGGCGGCCTGCGGATCCGCGTGGACACCACGGTGACGCCGGACCTGCGGGTGTTCCCCGACACCGCGCCCGAACGGCTGCCCATGGTGGCCGCGGGCCGCCTGCCGGACGTGCTGCTCGGCTACGGCGGCACGGTCCGGCTGCCGGTGGAGCGGGCGGGCACCATGTCCCTGGTGCCCCGGCACGGCGCCCAGGGCGCCCTGGTCGACCTCGAGTACGCCGACATGCGCCTCAACCAGGAGGGCGACGCCCCCGACCCCGAGGTGTGGCTGGCCGCCGACGCGCCCGCCGACATCGTGTCGCGGCTGGAGGCCAACGGGCTGACCGTGCTGTCGGAACGGACCGCCGACGGCCGCTGGCAGCTCTACCGCGAGCAGGCGCCCGCGCTGGCGCTGTGGTTCCTGGCCGCGGCGGCGTTCACCGGCGTCGCGTTCGCGGCGGGCGGGCTGCTGGTCACCGCCGTGCTGGAACGCGGGCATCCCGACGAAGGGCTGGCCGTGCTGCGCGGGCAGGGCGTGCGCGGCCGGGTGCTGCGCGGCGCCGCGCTGGGCGGCCGGTTCGCCCTGGTGCTCACCGGCACCGTGATCGGCCTGCTGGCGGCGGCCGGATCGTGGGCGCTGGCCCGCGGCGTGGTGCCGGTGTACGCCGACGGCGGGTTCGCCCCGACCGGCACCCGGCTGCCCGGGGTGGCCAGGCCGTTCCTGGTGCCGCCGCCGGACCTGCCCAGCCCCGCGATCGCGCTGCCGATCGCCGTGGCCGTGCTGGTCCTGTTGACAACGTGCCTGCTCGCCACGAGAGTGGCCGCCCGGGCGAACGAGGGAGCGACGTCGTGA
- a CDS encoding ABC transporter ATP-binding protein, whose translation MTGLAVVCRRVVHIYRAEGGDVVALAGVDLDIAPGERVALVGPSGSGKSTLIALLAGLMRPSAGRVQIGLVDIGRISEAELARLRGTDLGVVLQGARRNLLPYATVLSNVWLAQRRAAHVRPADLEPPERILALLGLTGFGHRKVQDLPPGAAQRAAIAVGMASSPGLLLVDEPTSQLDRGARDEVLAALEAVNTERGTTIVAVTHDPDVGARLGRAVTIRDGRVGSEGRDGREFAVIAGDGTVQLPPDVLDALPPGTLLSVQHADGRVTLVSDDHSTPAPAPLP comes from the coding sequence CTGACCGGCCTGGCCGTGGTGTGCCGCCGGGTCGTGCACATCTACCGCGCAGAGGGCGGTGACGTGGTCGCGCTGGCCGGTGTCGACCTCGACATCGCGCCGGGGGAGCGGGTCGCGCTGGTCGGCCCGTCCGGCTCCGGCAAGTCGACCCTGATCGCGCTGCTCGCCGGGCTGATGCGGCCCAGCGCGGGGCGGGTGCAGATCGGCCTGGTGGACATCGGCCGGATCAGCGAGGCCGAGCTGGCCCGGCTGCGCGGCACGGACCTCGGCGTGGTGCTGCAGGGGGCGCGGCGCAACCTGCTGCCGTACGCCACCGTGCTGAGCAACGTGTGGCTGGCCCAGCGCCGCGCCGCACACGTGCGCCCCGCCGACCTGGAGCCGCCGGAGCGCATCCTGGCCCTGCTCGGCCTCACCGGTTTCGGCCACCGCAAGGTGCAGGACCTGCCGCCGGGTGCGGCGCAGCGGGCCGCGATCGCGGTCGGCATGGCCAGCTCGCCCGGCCTGCTGCTGGTCGACGAGCCCACCAGCCAGCTGGACCGGGGCGCGCGGGACGAGGTGCTCGCGGCGCTGGAGGCGGTCAACACCGAGCGGGGCACCACGATCGTCGCCGTGACCCACGATCCCGACGTGGGCGCCCGGCTGGGCCGTGCGGTCACCATCCGTGACGGCCGGGTCGGCTCGGAGGGCCGCGACGGCCGCGAGTTCGCGGTGATCGCCGGTGACGGCACCGTGCAGCTGCCGCCGGACGTCTTGGACGCCCTCCCGCCCGGCACGCTGCTCTCGGTCCAGCACGCCGACGGCCGGGTCACCCTGGTCTCCGACGACCACTCCACCCCGGCTCCGGCCCCGCTGCCGTAG
- a CDS encoding alkaline phosphatase D family protein gives MATLLLGPLLRRIDGDQAVIWVQTDQPARVTVRAAEHTVTSDTFEAFGVHLGLVVLSRLPVGAHAYAVELDGVPVWPLPEYPPSVITIRDPGDADAVITFGSCREACTRTHAAAGHDPDALEALGQRLLDAARAGQARLPDLLALIGDQIYADNLSAPTAGWLAGRERPAQAPPDHVVTFAEYVHLYHESWTEPPVRWLLSTVPSVMIFDDHEIMDDWNSSAGWLESVRAQPWWAERIVAGLASYWLFQHLGNLTPAQLDADPVWGRIRAGEDATAVLTAFAERVSVPAGPDAYPWGCVVDVGRTRLILLDCRGNRVLDGPERRMWPQEHWDALAEQTRADCDHLVLACSLPWLLAPTVHHGEAVIEVLAARHSGAMERLRQHYDLEHWAAVGHSFDELTALIAAVRGPATVSVLGGDVHHSYVARAAIPGATAAVHQVTCSPLHQSIKGVMRTLLRVGWWRVLSGPAALVARAFGVPRPAVRWRAQHPPYFGSAVATLTHHGRTASVVIEGTAPGPALSPVLRHELA, from the coding sequence GTGGCGACCCTCCTGCTGGGCCCCCTGCTGCGCCGTATCGACGGCGACCAGGCGGTCATCTGGGTACAGACCGACCAACCCGCGCGGGTGACCGTGCGGGCCGCGGAGCACACCGTGACGTCGGACACGTTCGAGGCGTTCGGCGTCCATCTGGGGCTGGTGGTGCTGTCGCGGCTGCCGGTGGGTGCACACGCGTACGCCGTCGAACTCGACGGCGTGCCGGTCTGGCCGCTGCCGGAGTACCCACCCTCGGTGATCACCATTCGCGATCCCGGCGACGCCGACGCGGTGATCACGTTCGGCTCCTGCCGCGAGGCGTGCACGCGTACCCACGCCGCGGCCGGGCACGACCCGGACGCGCTGGAGGCGCTCGGGCAGCGGCTGCTCGACGCCGCCCGCGCCGGGCAGGCCCGCCTGCCGGACCTGCTGGCGCTGATCGGGGACCAGATCTACGCCGACAACCTCTCCGCGCCCACGGCGGGCTGGCTGGCCGGGCGGGAGCGCCCCGCGCAGGCGCCGCCGGACCACGTGGTCACCTTCGCCGAGTACGTGCACCTCTACCACGAGTCGTGGACCGAGCCGCCGGTGCGCTGGCTGCTGTCCACCGTGCCCAGCGTCATGATCTTCGACGATCACGAGATCATGGACGACTGGAACTCGTCGGCGGGCTGGCTGGAGTCCGTCCGGGCGCAGCCGTGGTGGGCCGAGCGCATCGTCGCCGGGCTCGCGTCGTACTGGCTCTTCCAGCACCTGGGCAACCTCACCCCGGCCCAGCTCGACGCCGACCCGGTGTGGGGCCGCATCCGGGCGGGCGAGGACGCCACGGCCGTGCTGACGGCGTTCGCCGAGCGGGTGTCCGTGCCCGCCGGGCCCGACGCCTACCCGTGGGGCTGCGTGGTCGACGTCGGGCGGACCCGGCTCATCCTGCTCGACTGCCGCGGCAACCGAGTGCTCGACGGCCCCGAGCGGCGCATGTGGCCGCAGGAACACTGGGACGCCCTGGCCGAGCAGACCCGCGCCGACTGTGACCACCTGGTGCTCGCCTGCTCGCTGCCCTGGCTGCTGGCGCCCACGGTGCACCACGGCGAGGCGGTCATCGAGGTGCTCGCGGCCAGGCACAGTGGGGCGATGGAGCGGCTGCGCCAGCACTACGACCTGGAGCACTGGGCCGCCGTCGGGCACTCCTTCGACGAGCTGACCGCGCTGATCGCGGCGGTGCGCGGGCCGGCCACGGTCAGCGTGCTCGGCGGCGACGTGCACCACTCGTACGTCGCCCGCGCCGCCATCCCGGGCGCGACCGCGGCCGTCCACCAGGTCACCTGCTCCCCGCTGCACCAGAGCATCAAGGGCGTCATGCGTACGCTGCTGCGCGTCGGCTGGTGGCGGGTGCTGTCCGGCCCGGCGGCGCTGGTCGCGCGGGCGTTCGGGGTGCCCCGCCCGGCCGTGCGCTGGCGCGCCCAGCACCCGCCGTACTTCGGCAGCGCCGTGGCCACCCTCACCCACCACGGCCGCACCGCCTCCGTCGTCATCGAGGGCACCGCCCCCGGCCCGGCCCTCTCCCCCGTCCTGCGTCACGAGCTCGCCTGA
- the ftsY gene encoding signal recognition particle-docking protein FtsY produces MKDALVPVIVIVALLLVAGLTVFLVRRPRRAVLPPEAGTKQAERPVIERGEQIPPSVLAPPKPEEKTPVGEKPAAEPPTVEKPAVVPAPAPAPPVEKAPPAPPVPAEPVAPEIEQPEPTAGRLVRLRARLARSQNVFGKGLLGLLSRDHLDDDAWDEVEESLISADVGVQATTEIVAKLRERTRVLGTRTATDLRSLLAEELTEALDPKLDRSLHTGVVEGKPSVILVVGVNGAGKTTSCGKIARVLVADGHTVVLGAADTFRAAAADQLATWASRVGAQVVRGPEGGDPAAVAFDAVKKGIDAGVDTVLIDTAGRLQNKVGLMDELGKIKRVVEKHGPVSETLLVLDATAGQNGLSQARVFTEVADVTGVVLTKLDGTAKGGIVIAVQRALGIPVKLVGLGEGPDDLAPFDPQQFVSALLGDE; encoded by the coding sequence ATGAAAGACGCGCTCGTCCCCGTGATCGTGATCGTCGCCCTGCTGCTCGTGGCCGGGCTGACGGTCTTCCTCGTGCGCCGGCCGCGCCGTGCCGTGCTGCCGCCCGAGGCGGGCACGAAGCAGGCTGAGCGCCCCGTCATCGAGCGCGGCGAGCAGATCCCGCCCAGCGTGCTCGCGCCGCCCAAGCCGGAGGAGAAGACACCGGTCGGCGAGAAGCCCGCCGCCGAGCCGCCGACGGTGGAGAAGCCCGCCGTCGTCCCGGCGCCCGCCCCGGCCCCGCCGGTCGAGAAGGCGCCGCCGGCTCCGCCGGTGCCGGCCGAGCCGGTCGCGCCCGAGATCGAGCAGCCGGAGCCGACCGCGGGCCGCCTGGTGCGGCTGCGCGCCCGGCTGGCCCGCTCGCAGAACGTCTTCGGCAAGGGCCTGCTCGGCCTGCTCTCCCGCGACCACCTGGACGACGACGCGTGGGACGAGGTCGAGGAGAGCCTGATCAGCGCCGACGTGGGCGTGCAGGCGACCACCGAGATCGTGGCCAAGCTGCGCGAGCGCACCCGGGTGCTGGGCACCCGCACCGCGACGGACCTGCGCAGCCTGCTGGCCGAGGAACTGACCGAGGCGCTCGACCCGAAGCTGGACCGCTCGCTGCACACCGGCGTGGTGGAGGGCAAGCCGTCGGTGATCCTGGTCGTCGGGGTGAACGGCGCGGGCAAGACCACCAGCTGCGGCAAGATCGCCCGGGTGCTGGTGGCGGACGGCCACACGGTGGTCCTGGGCGCGGCCGACACGTTCCGCGCCGCCGCCGCCGACCAGCTCGCCACGTGGGCCTCCCGGGTGGGCGCGCAGGTCGTGCGCGGCCCCGAGGGCGGCGACCCGGCGGCGGTGGCCTTCGACGCGGTCAAGAAGGGCATCGACGCGGGTGTCGACACGGTGCTGATCGACACGGCGGGCCGCCTGCAGAACAAGGTCGGCCTGATGGACGAGCTGGGCAAGATCAAGCGAGTGGTGGAGAAGCACGGCCCGGTCTCCGAGACGCTGCTGGTGCTGGACGCGACCGCCGGTCAGAACGGGCTGAGCCAGGCCCGGGTCTTCACCGAGGTCGCCGACGTCACCGGGGTGGTCCTCACTAAATTGGACGGCACGGCCAAGGGCGGTATCGTGATCGCGGTGCAGCGCGCTCTCGGTATCCCGGTCAAGCTGGTCGGCCTGGGCGAGGGCCCGGACGACCTCGCCCCCTTCGATCCCCAGCAGTTCGTGTCCGCGCTGCTGGGTGACGAGTGA
- a CDS encoding aminoglycoside phosphotransferase family protein: MVTAPFQDPTEIPLRGGNVSTVVRVGETVRRNAGPWTPTVHALLRHLEYAGFTGSPRALGMDEHGREVLSYLPGECGEYPLAPHWVTDEALVTVATMLRMFHDAQAGFRTPAGGVWRSFGPPPPDAEIICHHDAAPHNVIWRPDGTLAMIDFDLASPGSRIYDVAYAAWTWVPIFSDRDSITLGWHRPDRPRRLRLFADAYGLIPRDRHRLVRTIRKRIVDHVEGIRRLATAGEPAFVRIVQKGHLRRPLRDLRLIDYERYTLEHALR, from the coding sequence ATGGTGACAGCCCCTTTCCAGGACCCGACCGAGATACCGCTGCGCGGCGGCAACGTCAGCACGGTGGTCCGCGTCGGCGAGACGGTGCGCCGCAACGCCGGCCCGTGGACCCCCACGGTGCACGCCCTGCTGCGCCATCTCGAGTACGCCGGTTTCACCGGGTCCCCGCGTGCCCTGGGCATGGACGAGCACGGCCGCGAGGTGCTGTCGTACCTGCCCGGCGAGTGCGGGGAGTACCCGCTCGCCCCGCACTGGGTCACCGACGAGGCGCTGGTCACGGTGGCGACGATGCTGCGCATGTTCCACGACGCGCAGGCGGGCTTCCGCACGCCCGCGGGCGGGGTGTGGCGCTCGTTCGGCCCGCCCCCGCCCGACGCGGAGATCATCTGCCATCACGACGCCGCGCCGCACAACGTCATCTGGCGGCCCGACGGCACCCTCGCGATGATCGACTTCGACCTGGCCTCGCCCGGCTCGCGCATCTACGACGTGGCTTACGCCGCGTGGACCTGGGTGCCGATCTTCAGCGACCGGGACTCGATCACGCTCGGCTGGCACCGGCCGGACCGCCCGCGCCGGCTGCGCCTGTTCGCCGACGCGTACGGGCTGATCCCGCGCGACCGGCACCGCCTGGTGCGGACCATCCGCAAGCGCATCGTGGACCACGTCGAGGGCATCCGCCGCCTCGCCACGGCGGGGGAGCCGGCGTTCGTCCGGATCGTGCAGAAGGGCCACCTTCGGCGGCCGCTTCGCGACCTTCGGCTGATTGACTACGAGCGGTACACGCTGGAGCACGCGCTGCGCTGA
- a CDS encoding ammonium transporter, with translation MTPGLALFYGGLNRAKGVLNMMIMSFASIGLVSIIWVVYGFTAAFGTNEDAGLNAVIGNFSTYLGMPIDKTGEIWFLAGASTGIPTYVFAIFQMMFAIITVALISGAISDRAKFAGWLVFAFAWVTLVYIPVAHWVWGGGFIGAKIFALDFAGGTAVHINAGAAALAVALVLGKRIGWPKDKFKPHNVPFVALGAGLLWFGWFGFNAGSELTVDAITGVAFLNTQVATAAGLLGWLIIEWIRDGKPTLVGASSGAVAGLVAITPACGFIPTLPAVLLGLVAGAVCALAVSLKYKLGYDDSLDVVGVHFVGGWIGSLFIGLFASTELNSFITTLGGQDGLFYGGGATQLGRQALASGIVTVFSFVVAGILAFVIDKTIGFRLSPEAEVEGIDVVEHAESGYDLSPSTGGGAAGAFALAGIGAGTPKAPKADVEEETAPATEKVSG, from the coding sequence ATGACCCCGGGTCTGGCGCTGTTCTACGGCGGCCTGAACCGTGCCAAGGGCGTGCTCAACATGATGATCATGAGCTTCGCCTCCATCGGGCTGGTCTCGATCATCTGGGTCGTCTACGGCTTCACCGCCGCGTTCGGCACCAACGAGGACGCCGGCCTGAACGCCGTCATCGGCAACTTCTCCACGTACCTGGGGATGCCGATCGACAAGACCGGCGAGATCTGGTTCCTGGCCGGCGCGTCGACGGGCATCCCGACCTACGTTTTCGCCATCTTCCAGATGATGTTCGCCATCATCACGGTCGCCCTGATCAGCGGTGCCATCTCGGACCGCGCGAAGTTCGCCGGCTGGCTGGTCTTCGCCTTCGCGTGGGTCACCCTGGTCTACATCCCGGTCGCGCACTGGGTGTGGGGTGGCGGCTTCATCGGCGCCAAGATCTTCGCGCTCGACTTCGCCGGTGGTACGGCGGTGCACATCAACGCCGGTGCCGCGGCGCTGGCGGTGGCGCTCGTGCTCGGCAAGCGCATCGGCTGGCCGAAGGACAAGTTCAAGCCGCACAACGTGCCGTTCGTCGCCCTGGGCGCCGGTCTGCTGTGGTTCGGCTGGTTCGGGTTCAACGCGGGCTCGGAGCTGACCGTCGACGCCATCACCGGCGTCGCGTTCCTGAACACCCAGGTCGCCACGGCGGCCGGTCTGCTCGGCTGGCTCATCATCGAGTGGATCCGTGACGGCAAGCCCACCCTGGTGGGTGCGTCCTCCGGCGCGGTCGCCGGTCTGGTCGCGATCACCCCGGCCTGCGGCTTCATCCCGACCCTGCCGGCCGTGCTGCTCGGCCTGGTCGCCGGTGCGGTCTGCGCCCTGGCGGTGAGCCTGAAGTACAAGCTCGGCTACGACGACTCGCTCGACGTGGTCGGCGTGCACTTCGTCGGCGGCTGGATCGGCTCGCTGTTCATCGGTCTGTTCGCCAGCACCGAGCTGAACTCCTTCATCACCACGCTGGGCGGCCAGGACGGCCTCTTCTACGGCGGCGGGGCGACCCAGCTCGGCCGTCAGGCCCTGGCCAGCGGCATCGTGACGGTCTTCTCGTTCGTGGTCGCGGGCATCCTCGCCTTCGTGATCGACAAGACCATCGGCTTCCGGCTGTCGCCCGAGGCCGAGGTGGAGGGCATCGACGTGGTCGAGCACGCCGAGAGCGGGTACGACCTGTCGCCCTCGACCGGCGGCGGTGCCGCGGGTGCCTTCGCGCTGGCCGGCATCGGTGCCGGTACGCCCAAGGCCCCGAAGGCCGATGTGGAAGAAGAGACGGCTCCGGCCACCGAGAAGGTGTCCGGCTAA
- a CDS encoding P-II family nitrogen regulator, with the protein MKLVTAVIKPYQLDAVKEALHAMGVAGLTVSEVQGYGRQKGHTEVYRGAEYTVEFLPKIRIEVVTDELDVEKVVDSIVTAARTGKIGDGKVWVTEVSEVVRVRTGERGLDAL; encoded by the coding sequence ATGAAGCTGGTCACCGCCGTCATCAAGCCGTACCAGTTGGACGCGGTCAAGGAGGCGCTGCACGCCATGGGCGTCGCGGGCCTGACCGTCAGCGAGGTACAGGGCTACGGCCGGCAGAAGGGCCACACCGAGGTGTACCGGGGTGCCGAGTACACGGTGGAGTTCCTGCCGAAGATCCGCATCGAGGTGGTCACGGACGAGCTGGACGTGGAGAAGGTCGTCGACTCCATCGTCACCGCCGCCCGGACCGGCAAGATCGGCGACGGGAAGGTGTGGGTCACCGAGGTCTCCGAGGTGGTCCGCGTCCGCACCGGCGAGCGCGGTCTCGACGCGCTCTGA